A single region of the Nicotiana sylvestris chromosome 6, ASM39365v2, whole genome shotgun sequence genome encodes:
- the LOC104230549 gene encoding GPI-anchored protein LLG1-like, with the protein MEWTHCCSCFILLLSFSLLPAVSSSSSISDGILVHQDSTGRNLLQVRKACPVSFEFQNYRVITSQCKGPQFPAKQCCDAFVQFACPFADLLNDLSNDCSTTMFSYINLRGKYPPGLFASICTGTKQGLDCHILAPSQSANDDANSSQINCKLSPVQIMATAFMWVLLLVF; encoded by the exons ATGGAGTGGACACACTGTTgctcttgttttattctacttctCTCTTTCTCCCTTTTGCCTGCCGTTTCGTCTTCATCTTCTATATCCG ATGGAATTTTGGTTCATCAAGACTCAACTGGGAGAAATCTCCTTCAGGTTAGAAAAG CTTGTCCTGTTAGCTTTGAGTTTCAGAACTACAGAGTCATCACTAGCCAATGCAAAGGACCCCAATTCCCAGCCAAACAATGCTGTGATGCTTTTGTACAGTTTGCTTGTCCTTTTGCTGATCTTTTGAATGATTTGTCAAATGATTGCTCCACCACCATGTTTAGCTACATCAATCTCCGCGGGAAGTACCCACCTGGTCTTTTTGCCAGTATCTGCACAGGTACTAAACAAGGTCTGGACTGCCATATATTAGCACCATCACAATCTGCCAATGATGATGCTAATAGCAGCCAGATAAACTGTAAGCTATCACCAGTTCAGATAATGGCCACAGCTTTTATGTGGGTGTTATTGTTGGTTTTCTGA